The segment GCCGCGGCGACAGCCTGGTGGAAAGCCTCGTTGGTGATGTGGTGACTGACCGGGCGGGCCACGCCGACCGGGGCCGGCTTCATCGGACATCCCTCAGCGGCAGCGTGGCTTCGATGAGGCGCGGTTTCGGGTGACCTGGCAGCGTGCACCGGATGCGGGACTGGACGGCACTGGAAAACAGCCGGGTCGAGGCCATGGGATTCCCATCGTCGGGGACCAACGCGGGCACAGGGCCCTACCCCACGAACAGGGCGAGGACGAGGTCCACCGAGGCCGGTGAAGGCACAGACCGAGACGAAGTCCCGATCAAGGCCTACGGTACGCGTGTTCGGACGCCGATGACACTCGGATGCTGACCCGGCGGGCAACGCTCGGCGAGGTCACTTGCCGGCCGTGCCGTCGATGAGTCCTCCCTGGTGGTGCAGATGGCGTTTCAGGGCGCTGTGGTATCCCGCGGCCAGGCGAGTCAGATCGTCGATGTCACGGACCATGCGCGCCCGGCCGGTTGCCAGGTCGGTCGCCGCCTCGTTCTGCTGGTCGTGGGATCTCCGGTCGATGGCGGCGGCCGCGTCCCGGGCATCACGAAGCACGCGGCCGGCCTGCTCGCGGGCCTCCGTGAGCAGCATCCGGGATTTGTCCCGAGCCTCACCCACATACCCGTCAGCGGTGTGCTGCGCCATCCTCAGAACCCGTTCCGGGGACGCCTCGCCGCGGACAGTGGCCGCCGCAGCGGCGGCCCGGTACGCCTCGTCGAACTGCTTCCGTACGTGCCGGGCCTCGCGCTCGGCGCGGTCGCATGCTCGCTGGGCGTGCCCGAGTGCTGCCGTCGCCGCGGACAACTCGGCTCGGTCAACTCGACGTGGCCCGTCCGACGCTCTCACCGGTGCGCGGGCGTCGAGCCTGTGGCGCAACGCTTCGTTCTCCTCGAGCAGCCTGATCATCTCTCCGATGGCCTCGTCAAGGAAGCAGTCGACATCGTTCCCGTCGTAGCCACGCCGGCCGAGGGGAGCCTTCGCGAACTCCGTATTGTGGATGTCGGCCGGCGTCAGGGACATGATGCTCCTCGGGTCGC is part of the Actinoplanes sp. NBC_00393 genome and harbors:
- a CDS encoding DivIVA domain-containing protein is translated as MSLTPADIHNTEFAKAPLGRRGYDGNDVDCFLDEAIGEMIRLLEENEALRHRLDARAPVRASDGPRRVDRAELSAATAALGHAQRACDRAEREARHVRKQFDEAYRAAAAAATVRGEASPERVLRMAQHTADGYVGEARDKSRMLLTEAREQAGRVLRDARDAAAAIDRRSHDQQNEAATDLATGRARMVRDIDDLTRLAAGYHSALKRHLHHQGGLIDGTAGK